From Luteolibacter flavescens:
AGTCGTTTACCAGGAGCACAGCCTCTCGATGGGCTGGTGCCTCGACTGCCACCGCGAGCCTGAGAAGCACCTGCGGCCGCTCGAGGAAGTCTACAACCTGAAGTACAGCGACGCCGACGTCTCGAAGTACACCAAGGACGCCGGGGTGAAGACCACCCAGGACCTCGGCCTGAAGCTCAAGGAGCACTGGAAGATCGCACCGAAGGAAAGCTGCGCGACCTGCCACCACTGATCCGATCCGCCCGCTCTTCCGTTTCTTTTTTCATCCCCTTTCCGCAATCCCGCCCGCCCGCACTAGCCCATGAGCAAACGCATCTGGCAACATCCCGAAGTCCCCGCCGGTGAAACCACCGTCTCTTGGCGTGGCGTCGGCCAGCTCGAGGACACCCCGGCCTTCCGCACGTGGATGGAGCGCGAATTCCCGCAGGGAGTCGCGGAAATGAACAACCAGGAGGACGCCGAGACCTCGCGCCGTTCCTTCCTGAAGCTCATGGGTGCCTCGACGGCGCTGGCCGGCTTCGGCCTCGCTGCCTGCCGCCGCCCGGAAAGCTACATCGTCCCTTACAACAAGGCGCCCGAGTGGGTCATCCCCGGCAAGGCGACCTACTACGCATCCAGCCGCCCGTCCGCCTCCGGCGCGGTGCCGCTGGTGGTGACTACCTTCGAAGGCCGTCCGACCAAGCTGGCTCCGAACAGCCTGCATCCGGACATTTGCGGCACGGATTCCTTCACCCAAGCCTCCATCCTCGACCTATACTCGCCATCGCGCTCGCGCAAGACCCTGAAACAGGGAAAGCCGGTCGCCCGTGGTGAATTCGAGGCCGTGCTGGCCACCCTGGCCGCCGACAAGGCTGCGAAGATCGGCTTCGTCTTCGGTGAAGACGTCTCCCCGACCCGCGCCCGCTTGGCCAAGGAGCTGGTGGCGAAATTCCCCGCCGCGCAGTTCTACAGCTACGAGGCACTCACCAGCGCGTCGCCCTTCCTCGGCGACGGCGTCCGCCCGGTGGCGGATTTCTCGAAGGCCGACCGGGTGCTCGCGCTCGATTGCGACTTCGCCTCGCTCGATTTCCACGGCTCCACCATCCCGTTCTTCCAGCGCCGCAAGCCTGAGGGCGGAGACTACTCGAAGAAGCCGGATGCCGCGGCGATGAACCGCATGTATGCCATCGAGAGCGCCTTCTCGCTCACCGGTGGCATGGCGGATCACCGCCTGCGCGTGAAGCCGAGCCAGATCGCCGGCATCACCGCCTACATCGCCGCCGCCCTCGGCGTCTCGCAGGTCACGCCTTCCGAGGCCACCACGGATGAGAAGGTCATTTCCTGGCTGAAGCCGCTGGTCGCCGACCTGCAGGGTGCCGGATCGAAGGCGATCGTGCTCGCCGGTTCGCGTCTGCCGGAAGGCATCCGCATCCTGGCTGCCGCGATCAATGAGAAGCTGGGCAACACCGGCGAAGGCAAGGCCCTCCGCTACGTCCGCACCGAGAACGAAGGCTTCGGCGACATCGCCAAGCTCAAGGCGGATCTCGACGGCGGCACGCTCGACACCCTCTTCCTCCTCACCCCGGGCAACCCCGTCCTCGATGCCCCGGCCGATCTGAAGATCGCCGAGTCCTTTGCCAAGGCGAAGACCGTGATCCACCTCGGCGAGCGCACCGACGCCACCGCCCGTGCCGCCACCTGGCACGTGCCCGCCAGCCACTACCTCGAGAGTTGGTCGGACGCCCGCACCGTGAACGGTGTCTACACCGTGGTGCAGCCGATGATCCTGCCGCTCTACGACGAGTGCGCGAGCGAGCTGGAAATCCTCTCCGCCCTGCTGACCGACGAGGGCAAGCTCGTCACCGGCGAAGGCGAGGCCGGCGCTCCTTCCCCCGCCTACACCGAGGTCAAGAAGACCTTCGCGGCGGTCGGCGGCAAGAGCACCGAGGCCTGGCGCAAGCTCCTGCGCGATGGCTTCCAGCCCGGCACTTCCTACGAGACCGCTTCCGTCACGCTGCCTGCGGGCAAGGTGACCCTGCCGACCGCTTCGGCTGAAGGCCTTGAGGTCGTCTTCGCGACCGACGCCTCCGTTTACGACGGCCGCTGGATCGACAACGGCTGGCTGCAGGAAGCTCCCGATCCGATTTCCAAGCTTTGCTGGGACAATGCCGCGCTCATCGCGCCGCAGACCGCAAAGGACCTCGGTCTCTATGACGAGATCGTGGCACTGGAGCACAAGCGCGCCGGCGTCGGCGAGGACGGCGAAGGCGAGCACCGCACCGGTCCGGTCATCCGCATCAAGCTGAATGGCGCGGAACTGGAAATCGCGGTGATGATTTCCTTCGGCCAGTCCGAAAACACCATCGTCCTCCCGCTCGGCTACGGCCAGGGCTTCGATGACGAGGACAAGTTCAACCGCGGACCGAAGCACACCGGCACCACCGGTCAGGTCGGCATGAATTCCGGCTTCAATGCCTACCCGCTGCGCACCACCGCCACCTCCTACTACGCCACCGGCGCGGTCGTGGAGAATGCGAACAAGCGCTACCCGCTGGCCGTGATCCAGGAGCACCACGCCATGTATGGCCGTGCGCTCGCCCGCGAGATCTCGACCATCGACTCCGGTGACCACAAGGGCGGCTTCGAGGAGCAGCTCCACAATGTGAAGCTTCAAGGCAACGACGGCCACGCGCCGCCGAACATCTCCCTCTACAAGCAGGAAGGCGTGAAGGGCGCGGATGGCAAGCCCACCCCGCACCTCAGCGACAAGCTGCACCAGTGGGCCATGACGGTGGACCTGTCCTCCTGCATGGGCTGCAATGCCTGCCTCATCGCCTGCCAGGCCGAGAACAACATCCCGATCGTCGGCAAGCAGCAGGTCGCCATGGGCCGCGAGATGCACTGGGTCCGCATGGACCGCTACTACGCGATCGACAAGGAGAACACCTTCGACCCGGGCAACCCGGAGCTCATCTGCCAGCCGGTCTCCTGCGTGCAGTGCGAGAGCGCCCCGTGCGAAACCGTCTGCCCGGTGAATGCCACGGTCCACACCGAGGACGGCCTGAATGCGATGGCCTACAACCGCTGCATCGGCACCCGCTACTGCGCGAACAACTGCCCCTACAAGGCACGCCGCTTCAACTTCTTCGACTACAACAAGCGCAACCCGCTCGTCGCCCACAACCTCTACAAGGGTCCTCTCGGCGAGAAGCAGGTCGGCACCGCGCCGCACCTCCAGCGCAACCCGAACGTCACCGTCCGCATGCGCGGCGTGATGGAAAAGTGCACCTACTGCGTGCAGCGCCTGAAGGATGCCGTCATCCGCCAGAAGCGCGGCCAGAAGCAGGAGGCCCTGCTCTCCGGCAAGGCATCCCCGGACTCCGGCGTCACCGAGAACACGCTGCGTGTCTCCGTCGATGGCCTGCGGGTCGCGTGCCAGGAGGCCTGCCCGGCCGGTGGCATCGAATTCGGCAACCTTCTCGATGGTGACAAGTCGGCGATGAACCGCGCCAAGGCGAGCGAGCGCAACTACGACCTGCTCCACTACATCGGCACCAAGCCGCGCACCAGCTACCTGGCCCGCGTCAAGAACCCGAATGCGCAGATGCCGGACTCCAAGTTCGTCGGCAAAGCCACCATCCACATGCACTGATCCCGGTCAGTCCCACGAGTTCAGTCTTTCTTCTTCCTCTCGATCATGGCCACTGCCACCGAACACGCGCCGAGCACTCCCCGCCAGGGACCGAAACTTCCGGTCCTGGAGCGCGAGAAGCTGATTCTCAACGGCCGCTCCTACCACTGGATCACCGAGCGCATCTGCAGCGTGGTGGAGAATCGCCAGCCCTTCCTCTGGTGGCTGCTCTTCATCCCGTCCGCCATCATCGCGGCACTGGGCGTCGGCCTCGGCCTGACCTACCTCGTCTCGACCGGTGTCGGCGTCTGGGGCATGTCGAACCGCGTCTTCTGGGGCTGGGACATCACGAACTTCGTGTTCTGGATCGGTATCGGCCACGCCGGCACCCTGATCTCCGCCGTGCTCTTCCTGACGCGGCAAAACTGGCGAACGTCCATCAACCGCGCGGCGGAGGCGATGACCATCTTCGCCGTGATGTGCGCCGGTATCTTCCCGGCCTTCCACGTCGGCCGTGTTTGGATGGCGTGGTTCCTCGCGCCGATCCCGAATGCCAACTCGATCTGGCAGAACTTCAAGTCGCCGCTGCTGTGGGACGTCTTCGCCGTCTCGACCTACTTCACCATCTCGCTGATCTTCTGGTTCATCGGCATGGTGCCGGACCTCGCGACCATCCGCGACCGCTGCAAGCCCGGCCTGCGCAAGACCCTCTACGGCATCTTCTCCCTCGGCTGGCGCGGCGGCAACCGTCAGTGGAGCCACTATGAAATGGCCTACCTGCTCCTGGCGGCCCTTTCCACCCCGCTGGTGCTCTCGGTGCACTCCATCGTGTCCTTCGACTTCGCCACCTCGGTGGTCCCCGGCTGGCACACCACCATCTTCCCGCCCTACTTCGTCGCAGGCGCCATCTTCGGTGGCTTCGCGATGGTGCTCACCATCATGGTCCCCGCTCGCCAGCTCTACGGCCTGCACGACGTGATCACGATGAAGCACATCGACAACATGGCGAAGATCATCCTGCTCACGGGCACGATCGTCGGCTACGCCTACCTGATGGAGCTCTTCGTCGCCTACTACTCGGGCGCGCTCTACGAGATGGAGGCCTTCCGCATCCGTATCACCGGTCCTTACTGGTGGGCTTACGTCTCGATGATGTTCTGCAACGTGATCGCCCCGCAGGTCTTCTGGTGGAAGGCATGCCGCGAGAACCTCTGGGTCATCATGATCGTCGCCATGCTCGTGAACATCGGCATGTGGTTCGAGCGCTTCGTCATCATCGTCACCACGCTGACCCGCATGTTCCTGCCGGGCGACTGGAAGACCTACTCGCCGAGCTTCGTGGAGATCTTCCTCTTCGTGGGAACCATCGGCATGTTCCTCACGCTCTTCCTGCTCTTCCTCCGCTTCCTGCCTTGCATCAACATCGCGGAAGTGAAGTGGACCCTCCGCGAGTCCGACCCGCATTTCGACGATCACCACGACCACCCGGACCACGGCGTCGCCGTCGAGGAGGCATACCAGCACGAGCTGCACTCGAAGGCCACCGAGGCCAAAGCGTGATCCCCTGCACACCGGAACTTCTTACTTGGCACTTCCAACAGTGAGTACTACCCGCAAACGCGTTTACGGTTACCTGGCCGAATTCGGCAGCGCCTCCGCCCTCTACAAGGCCGCGGAAAAGGTGCGCGACGCCGGCTACCGCAAATGGGACTGCCACACGCCCTATCCCGTGCACGGCCTCGACGCCGCCATGGGCATGAAGCGCTCCATCCTGCCGTGGTTCGTCTTCTGCGGCGGCACCCTCGGTCTCCTCACCGGCTTCTTCCTCGCCTCCGCCACCCAGACCGAGATCTGGGGCTGGATCCCGGGCCTGACGAAAGCCATCGAGAGCTACCCGACCGTGGTGCAGGCGAAGCCCGCGAACATCTTCACCGTCCCGGCCTTCTTCCCGATCATGTTCGAGCTGACGATCCTGTTCTCGGGATTCACGACGCTCTTCGGCCTGCTCGCGCTGATGAAGCTGCCGCGCCTGAATCACCCGCTCTTCGCGAGCCGCCAGTTCCACCGCGCGACCGACGATGCGTTCTTCATCGCCGTCGAGGCCCGCGACCCGAAATTCAACCAAGAAGGCACCCGCCAACTCCTCGAGGAGATCGGCGGCAAGAGCATCGAACTCGTCGAAGAAGAGGACTGATCCTCGGATTCCAGATCACCGGTTCCCCATTTCAGATCTCCAGTCGTGAAATACTTCTTCCTCGCTTACGCGATCATCGCCGCGCTCTTCATCGGCCTCATGCCGGTGCGTGGCAGCAAGTCCCCGGACACGCCGATCCGGCTGTTCCCGGACATGGACGAGCAGGACAAGCTCAAGCCCCAGAAGCCGAGCGAGTTCTTCGCCGATGGCCAAGGCGCGCGCTTGCCCGTCCACGGCACCCAGGCACTCGGTCTGAATCCGGAAGGCCTGAAGGAATTCGGCGGCATCCCCGAGCTTGAGTTCGGCGGCCCCGTCAGCCACCTCGCCACCGGCGGCATCGAGGACTACTTCGCCAATGGCATGCCGGAAGAGCTCCACCTCACGAACGAGAACGTGGGCGCCTTCCTCAAGCGCGGTGAAGAATCCTTCAACGTCAACTGCGCGATCTGCCACGGCAAGTCGGGCGACGGACAGGGCATGACCAGTCATTTCGGCATCCCCGGCATTGCCAATCTCACGCAGGACACCTACGCGCAGGCCGTCTACCCGGACGGCCGCCTCTTCCACGTGATCTCCGAGGGCAAGGGCAACATGGCCGCCTACAAGCACAACATCGCCCTGCGCGACCGTTGGGCGATCGTCGCCTACGTCCGCGCCCTGCAACTCGCACGCAAGGCACCTTACGACGTCGTGAAGGATGTCTTCGACAAGGCCGTCCCCGCAGCGCCCGCGCAAGCCCAGTAATTCCCTTTCCCAGATGGCACACCACCACGTCACTTCCGCCGATATCCCGGTTGACGGCGAACGCCTCGTCAGCTCGAAGGTCGAGGCCGTCAAGCGCATCGCCGGCTACACGTCCCTTCTGCTCAGCCTGATCAGCGCTTACCTGCTGTTCGGTGCCAAGCCGAATATCGCCGCGCCATTTGCCTACTCCTGGCTCTTCGCGCTGTTCTTCTTCTTCACGCTCGCCGCGGGCGGTTGCTTCTGGACGCTGTTGCACAATGTCTCGAACTCGGGGTGGGGGACTTCGGTCCGCCGCATCATGGAGAATCTCGGGTACGTGTTCCCTTTCATGTTCATCTTCGCCTGGCCGCTGCTTGTGCCCTCGGTCCAGCAATGGCTCTTCGAGTGGATGAACACGCACCGTGCCGCGGGTGGCGCGATCTTCGAGGGCAATATCGGCTCGCTCTTCGGCTTCTACGGCACCGACTCGATGGAGCAGGCGCTGACCGCGAAGCATGAGGCCCTGCTGGTGAACAAGCAGTGGTACATGAACCAGTTCGCCTGGTATGCCCGCTTCTTCTTCTACTTCATCGGCCTCGGTCTGGTGATCCACACGCTGCGCAAGTTCTCGGTCAACCAGGACACCGATCCGAACCCGACCACGAAGAACCTCTTCAAGGCGCGCTTTCACTCGACCTACACGCTGATCATCTTCGCGATCACGATCACCTTCGCCGCCATCGACTGGCTGAGCGGCCTCCGCTACGACTGGTTCTCCACCATGTGGGGTGTCTACATCTTCGCGGGCACCGCGCTGAACTCGATGGCCGTGATCATCATCACCGCCACCCTGATGCAGCGCGCGGGCTACCTGAAGCACGTCGTCACGCCGGAGCACTTCCACATCAAGGGCAAGCTGCTCTTCGCCTTCACCGTCTTCTGGGCCTACACCGGCTTCTCGCAGTACATGCTGATCTGGTATGCGAACATCACGGAAGAAACGACCTACTTCCTGATCCGCAACACCGGCGACTGGAATACCGCCAGCATCGCGCTCGTCTTCGGCCACTTCGTCATCCCCTTCGTCATCCTGCTGCAGGCCTGGCTGAAGAAGAACTCGAAGACGCTCTCCATCATGGCCGGCTACACGCTGGTGATGCATGCGCTGGATCACTACATCATCACCATCCCGGAGCGCTCCGTCTCGCTCTACGGCATGGCTTTCGCGGGCGACAAGCGCCTGGCCGACTTCCTGAATGTCTCCACGTCCGTCCCCGGTGCATTCTGGGGTGACATCCTCGCCTTCGTGGCGATCGGCTCCGGCTTCATCTTC
This genomic window contains:
- a CDS encoding c-type cytochrome, whose protein sequence is MKYFFLAYAIIAALFIGLMPVRGSKSPDTPIRLFPDMDEQDKLKPQKPSEFFADGQGARLPVHGTQALGLNPEGLKEFGGIPELEFGGPVSHLATGGIEDYFANGMPEELHLTNENVGAFLKRGEESFNVNCAICHGKSGDGQGMTSHFGIPGIANLTQDTYAQAVYPDGRLFHVISEGKGNMAAYKHNIALRDRWAIVAYVRALQLARKAPYDVVKDVFDKAVPAAPAQAQ
- a CDS encoding DUF3341 domain-containing protein — translated: MSTTRKRVYGYLAEFGSASALYKAAEKVRDAGYRKWDCHTPYPVHGLDAAMGMKRSILPWFVFCGGTLGLLTGFFLASATQTEIWGWIPGLTKAIESYPTVVQAKPANIFTVPAFFPIMFELTILFSGFTTLFGLLALMKLPRLNHPLFASRQFHRATDDAFFIAVEARDPKFNQEGTRQLLEEIGGKSIELVEEED
- a CDS encoding TAT-variant-translocated molybdopterin oxidoreductase, producing MSKRIWQHPEVPAGETTVSWRGVGQLEDTPAFRTWMEREFPQGVAEMNNQEDAETSRRSFLKLMGASTALAGFGLAACRRPESYIVPYNKAPEWVIPGKATYYASSRPSASGAVPLVVTTFEGRPTKLAPNSLHPDICGTDSFTQASILDLYSPSRSRKTLKQGKPVARGEFEAVLATLAADKAAKIGFVFGEDVSPTRARLAKELVAKFPAAQFYSYEALTSASPFLGDGVRPVADFSKADRVLALDCDFASLDFHGSTIPFFQRRKPEGGDYSKKPDAAAMNRMYAIESAFSLTGGMADHRLRVKPSQIAGITAYIAAALGVSQVTPSEATTDEKVISWLKPLVADLQGAGSKAIVLAGSRLPEGIRILAAAINEKLGNTGEGKALRYVRTENEGFGDIAKLKADLDGGTLDTLFLLTPGNPVLDAPADLKIAESFAKAKTVIHLGERTDATARAATWHVPASHYLESWSDARTVNGVYTVVQPMILPLYDECASELEILSALLTDEGKLVTGEGEAGAPSPAYTEVKKTFAAVGGKSTEAWRKLLRDGFQPGTSYETASVTLPAGKVTLPTASAEGLEVVFATDASVYDGRWIDNGWLQEAPDPISKLCWDNAALIAPQTAKDLGLYDEIVALEHKRAGVGEDGEGEHRTGPVIRIKLNGAELEIAVMISFGQSENTIVLPLGYGQGFDDEDKFNRGPKHTGTTGQVGMNSGFNAYPLRTTATSYYATGAVVENANKRYPLAVIQEHHAMYGRALAREISTIDSGDHKGGFEEQLHNVKLQGNDGHAPPNISLYKQEGVKGADGKPTPHLSDKLHQWAMTVDLSSCMGCNACLIACQAENNIPIVGKQQVAMGREMHWVRMDRYYAIDKENTFDPGNPELICQPVSCVQCESAPCETVCPVNATVHTEDGLNAMAYNRCIGTRYCANNCPYKARRFNFFDYNKRNPLVAHNLYKGPLGEKQVGTAPHLQRNPNVTVRMRGVMEKCTYCVQRLKDAVIRQKRGQKQEALLSGKASPDSGVTENTLRVSVDGLRVACQEACPAGGIEFGNLLDGDKSAMNRAKASERNYDLLHYIGTKPRTSYLARVKNPNAQMPDSKFVGKATIHMH
- the nrfD gene encoding NrfD/PsrC family molybdoenzyme membrane anchor subunit; its protein translation is MATATEHAPSTPRQGPKLPVLEREKLILNGRSYHWITERICSVVENRQPFLWWLLFIPSAIIAALGVGLGLTYLVSTGVGVWGMSNRVFWGWDITNFVFWIGIGHAGTLISAVLFLTRQNWRTSINRAAEAMTIFAVMCAGIFPAFHVGRVWMAWFLAPIPNANSIWQNFKSPLLWDVFAVSTYFTISLIFWFIGMVPDLATIRDRCKPGLRKTLYGIFSLGWRGGNRQWSHYEMAYLLLAALSTPLVLSVHSIVSFDFATSVVPGWHTTIFPPYFVAGAIFGGFAMVLTIMVPARQLYGLHDVITMKHIDNMAKIILLTGTIVGYAYLMELFVAYYSGALYEMEAFRIRITGPYWWAYVSMMFCNVIAPQVFWWKACRENLWVIMIVAMLVNIGMWFERFVIIVTTLTRMFLPGDWKTYSPSFVEIFLFVGTIGMFLTLFLLFLRFLPCINIAEVKWTLRESDPHFDDHHDHPDHGVAVEEAYQHELHSKATEAKA